One segment of Micromonospora parathelypteridis DNA contains the following:
- a CDS encoding transcriptional regulator, producing the protein MSELDPVIHAQARLRVVASLSALNDGDRIAFPRLQELLAMTAGNLSVHLRKLEDAGYVEISKTHRGRTPATLVRLSRRGRLAFEEYTEAIRTLLDPTLSKEHP; encoded by the coding sequence GTGAGCGAACTCGACCCGGTCATCCACGCGCAGGCCCGGCTTCGGGTCGTCGCCAGCCTCTCCGCGCTCAACGATGGCGACCGGATCGCGTTCCCCCGGTTGCAGGAACTGCTCGCGATGACCGCCGGCAACCTCTCCGTACATCTGCGCAAGCTCGAGGACGCCGGCTACGTGGAGATCAGCAAGACCCATCGTGGACGCACGCCGGCGACCCTGGTCCGGCTGAGCCGGCGAGGCCGGCTGGCGTTCGAGGAATACACCGAAGCGATCCGCACCCTGCTCGACCCCACCCTGTCGAAGGAGCATCCATGA
- a CDS encoding MFS transporter, with translation MSFTTVESRWPDVWLAATARGITICGDFLAATALALALQGAGAGGLAVSGLLLAATLPLVVLAPLAGRLADRVDSRTLLVTIGLLQAAICALLAVVDHPVLVVGLVTLLACGLAVTQPCLAALLPAMVRPADLPRASAISQTAVSLGALGGPVLAGLLVGQFGTRVPLLLDAATYLALVVAGLLLRTRRGGRRPAAAPRGQATPDGAASSTGAANPGGTTSEWRLRRDPLMLVMVVSTAVVIAAIGGINVIEVFFIRETLDGSPTTYGLVSAAWMAGMLPGAWLAARVANRLQDDGALVRAVLATLGVCSLMVLLAATVPAAGLLVPLWLVGGAANGGENVFANLLTTRRVPEAVRARAYASYGAAVQGGSMAGFLIGGSLLAAVQPRPLIAGAGVAGLLVVLVFVPVVARAVRRPPSGTDGDLATPGRPAEPGPSAGDTVGSWLSASNARGSGTSSS, from the coding sequence ATGTCCTTCACAACTGTCGAGTCGCGCTGGCCGGACGTCTGGCTCGCCGCCACTGCTCGGGGCATCACGATCTGCGGTGACTTCCTCGCCGCCACCGCTCTCGCGCTTGCCCTGCAGGGTGCTGGCGCCGGAGGGCTCGCCGTGTCGGGGCTGCTGCTGGCTGCCACCCTGCCGCTGGTGGTGCTCGCCCCGCTCGCTGGCCGGCTCGCCGACCGGGTGGACAGCCGTACCCTGCTGGTGACCATCGGACTGCTCCAGGCCGCGATCTGCGCGCTCCTCGCCGTCGTCGATCACCCGGTCCTGGTGGTCGGGCTCGTCACCCTGCTGGCCTGCGGGCTCGCGGTGACCCAGCCCTGCCTGGCAGCGCTACTGCCGGCGATGGTCCGCCCGGCCGACCTGCCGCGGGCGAGCGCGATCAGTCAGACCGCTGTCTCGCTCGGCGCGCTCGGCGGCCCGGTGCTGGCGGGCCTGTTGGTGGGGCAGTTCGGCACCCGCGTACCCCTGCTTCTCGATGCCGCGACCTACCTGGCGCTCGTGGTCGCGGGCCTGCTGCTGCGGACCCGGCGGGGCGGTCGGCGGCCCGCCGCCGCACCGCGCGGCCAGGCCACCCCCGACGGCGCGGCCAGCTCGACCGGCGCGGCAAACCCAGGGGGTACGACCAGCGAGTGGCGGCTGCGCCGCGACCCACTGATGCTCGTCATGGTGGTGAGCACCGCCGTGGTGATCGCGGCGATCGGTGGCATCAACGTGATCGAGGTCTTCTTCATCCGGGAGACGCTGGACGGTTCACCAACCACGTACGGCCTGGTCAGTGCTGCGTGGATGGCCGGCATGCTGCCCGGCGCCTGGCTCGCCGCGCGAGTCGCCAACCGGCTCCAGGACGACGGTGCGCTGGTACGTGCGGTACTGGCCACTCTGGGCGTGTGCAGCCTGATGGTGCTGCTCGCCGCGACGGTGCCGGCGGCGGGTCTCCTGGTGCCGCTCTGGCTGGTGGGCGGCGCGGCCAACGGCGGTGAGAACGTCTTCGCCAACCTGCTCACCACTCGTCGCGTCCCGGAGGCGGTTCGCGCTCGGGCGTACGCCAGTTACGGCGCGGCGGTGCAGGGTGGCTCGATGGCCGGCTTTCTGATCGGCGGGTCATTGCTCGCGGCGGTCCAGCCCCGCCCACTGATCGCCGGCGCGGGTGTGGCCGGGCTACTGGTGGTGCTGGTCTTCGTGCCGGTCGTGGCCCGGGCGGTACGACGCCCGCCGTCCGGGACGGATGGGGATTTGGCCACTCCGGGCCGGCCCGCCGAGCCGGGTCCGAGCGCCGGGGATACGGTCGGGTCATGGTTGAGCGCATCGAACGCCCGCGGGTCGGGCACATCCAGTTCCTGA
- a CDS encoding HNH endonuclease signature motif containing protein, which yields MLRALAQAGGAVDDCAKAALWALCDDQLQASLDATHVLAQRLATVQLGLVRELDARGVAIAQGASSTAVWLRERLRITGRSARQLVQLAASVDAAPPAVREALLSGAITVEQGRVAAETIAALPVEAGPEVTDKATELLIAWADRFDPTILSRLGERVLTHVAPDLADQAELAALERATERAEARRHVTLSEQQNGRVRLSGNLDTETASLLREAIDPLCAPAGEHDDRSPGQRRADALGEVCRLALRTGQLPDNGGDRPQLVVTVSLDELLNGVRAGTLETGARLTPGAVRRLACDAAVLPAVLGGDSQVLDVGRQRRLFTGPLRRALVLRDGGCAFPGCDRPSRWCDGHHVQHWADGGATALGNAVLLCGYHHRLVHRGDWTVRITPDGRPDFLPPSWRDAQRTPQRNLYHRRC from the coding sequence ATGTTGAGGGCGTTGGCGCAGGCAGGCGGTGCCGTCGACGACTGTGCCAAGGCCGCGCTCTGGGCGCTCTGTGACGACCAGCTGCAGGCCTCCCTCGACGCGACGCACGTGCTGGCGCAGCGGCTGGCCACGGTCCAGCTCGGTCTGGTGCGCGAGTTGGACGCTCGCGGCGTGGCGATCGCTCAGGGCGCCTCGTCCACCGCCGTCTGGCTGCGGGAACGACTCCGGATCACCGGCCGCTCCGCGCGCCAACTCGTCCAGCTCGCCGCCTCCGTCGATGCCGCTCCGCCGGCGGTGCGCGAGGCGCTTCTCAGCGGTGCCATCACGGTCGAGCAGGGTCGAGTGGCCGCGGAGACGATCGCGGCCCTGCCGGTCGAGGCCGGCCCCGAGGTGACCGACAAGGCCACCGAGCTGCTGATCGCCTGGGCCGATCGTTTCGATCCGACCATTCTGAGCCGTCTCGGGGAGCGGGTCCTCACGCACGTCGCACCGGACCTGGCCGATCAGGCTGAGCTGGCGGCCCTTGAACGGGCCACCGAGCGGGCCGAGGCTCGTCGGCACGTCACGCTCTCCGAGCAGCAGAACGGTCGGGTACGCCTCAGCGGAAACCTCGACACCGAGACCGCGAGCTTGCTACGTGAGGCGATCGATCCGCTCTGCGCCCCGGCCGGCGAGCACGACGATCGCAGTCCCGGCCAGCGCCGGGCCGACGCGCTGGGCGAGGTCTGCCGGCTGGCGCTGCGCACCGGTCAGCTGCCCGACAACGGCGGTGACCGGCCGCAGCTCGTGGTGACCGTGTCGCTGGACGAGCTGCTCAACGGCGTACGCGCAGGCACCCTGGAGACCGGGGCGCGGCTCACGCCGGGCGCGGTCCGCCGCCTCGCCTGCGACGCGGCCGTGCTGCCTGCCGTGCTGGGCGGTGACAGCCAGGTTCTCGACGTGGGGCGCCAGCGCCGGCTCTTCACCGGACCGCTGCGGCGCGCGCTGGTGCTACGCGACGGTGGTTGCGCCTTTCCTGGCTGTGATCGGCCATCCCGATGGTGCGACGGCCACCACGTCCAACACTGGGCCGATGGTGGGGCGACGGCACTGGGCAATGCCGTGCTGCTCTGCGGCTACCACCACCGGCTCGTCCACCGCGGCGACTGGACGGTTCGCATCACGCCGGACGGTCGGCCCGACTTCCTCCCGCCCAGTTGGCGCGACGCGCAGCGCACACCGCAGCGCAACCTCTACCACCGGCGCTGCTGA
- a CDS encoding ArsR/SmtB family transcription factor produces the protein MTEARSDAPRMTISDPQVMRALAHPARIAIMEYLGSRESGGTATECAEIVGLSPSATSYHLRALAKFGLVEQAPSRGDARERVWRVVSASWMVDAGRDAEPTARAAEQAVVEAHAVLGMERIRDWSRRAGDEPAEWYDKALFNDTLLLLTAEELAGLNEAVLALLRPYRLRGRQSDPPSGARTVAVHYRTVPLA, from the coding sequence ATGACCGAGGCTCGCTCCGATGCGCCCCGGATGACGATCAGTGACCCGCAGGTGATGCGGGCGCTGGCCCATCCGGCGCGGATTGCCATCATGGAATACCTGGGTAGCCGCGAGAGCGGTGGGACCGCCACCGAGTGCGCCGAGATTGTCGGGTTGTCGCCGAGCGCGACCAGTTACCACCTGCGGGCGCTGGCGAAGTTCGGCCTGGTCGAGCAGGCGCCGAGCCGGGGCGACGCGCGCGAGCGGGTGTGGCGCGTGGTGAGTGCGAGTTGGATGGTCGACGCGGGGCGCGACGCCGAGCCCACGGCGCGTGCGGCCGAGCAGGCGGTGGTGGAGGCGCACGCCGTCCTGGGGATGGAGCGGATCCGGGACTGGTCGCGGCGCGCCGGGGACGAGCCGGCCGAGTGGTACGACAAGGCGCTGTTCAACGACACGCTGCTGCTGCTCACCGCCGAGGAGTTGGCGGGGCTGAACGAGGCGGTCCTGGCGCTGCTCCGGCCGTACCGCTTGCGGGGGCGTCAGTCTGATCCGCCGTCGGGGGCGCGTACCGTCGCCGTGCACTACCGGACGGTGCCACTGGCGTAA
- a CDS encoding HelD family protein, translating into MPALDLDTHLDTDLSAERAHLATSRAALRRMRERAEDLFATGDQVAGDAYAAETLGRTLARRVAELADDPTTPLFFGRLDFAESTDPDTTGHDSTDRDTTDHDEGSGADANSTNHDGRRYHVGRRHVADERGEPLVLDWRAPVSRSFYQASARDPQGVAVRRRFGFSNGVLTSFEDEHLDRGEELGTTSRILAAEIERPRVGPMRDIVATIQPEQDELVRADLSESICVQGAPGTGKTAVGLHRAAYLLYLHRERLRRAGVLIVGPNRAFMSYIAAVLPALGEVEVEQATVEELISRVPVRAVEESAVAVLKHDVRMAKVLQRAVQAQIGTPTDSITVSDGSFRWRIGLEPLHRIVEETRREGLPYGTGRERVRARVVSLLQRQAEARRAESPSDAWLRRMGRCRPVIDFLDAVWPALTPEGLVHGLLSDPGRLAAAADGVLSDTEQALLSWAKPARTAKATRWTAADAVLIDEATGLLERLSGFGHVVVDEAQDLSPMQCRAIARRSEHGSVTLLGDLAQGTAPWAATDWRESLAHLGKPDAAVVPLTVGFRVPAAVVAFANLLLPALAVDVPPAESLRHDGGLDVRTVSDLTSATVAEVRAALGHDGSVGVIVTDDAVDGLRAALAAAGVATATADDVAAAERVTVVPATLVKGLEYDHVVVVEPAAIVAAEPRGLHRLYVVLTRAVSRLAVLHREPLPAPLLTAPGLAAREG; encoded by the coding sequence ATGCCCGCACTTGATCTCGACACCCACCTCGACACAGATCTGTCGGCCGAACGCGCACACCTGGCAACTTCGCGGGCGGCGCTGCGACGGATGCGGGAGCGGGCCGAAGACCTCTTCGCCACCGGTGACCAGGTGGCCGGCGACGCGTACGCGGCGGAGACACTCGGCCGGACCCTGGCCCGCCGGGTGGCCGAACTGGCCGACGACCCGACCACGCCACTCTTCTTCGGCCGCCTCGACTTCGCCGAGTCCACGGACCCGGACACCACGGGCCACGACAGCACGGACCGCGACACCACGGACCACGACGAGGGCTCCGGCGCGGACGCGAACAGCACGAATCATGACGGGCGGCGGTATCACGTGGGGCGGCGGCACGTCGCCGATGAGCGCGGCGAACCGTTGGTGCTGGACTGGCGGGCACCGGTTTCCCGGTCGTTCTACCAGGCCAGCGCGCGGGATCCGCAGGGCGTGGCGGTCCGGCGACGGTTCGGGTTCAGCAACGGGGTGCTGACCAGCTTCGAGGATGAGCATCTGGACCGGGGCGAAGAGCTCGGCACGACCAGTCGGATCCTCGCCGCCGAGATCGAGCGACCGCGTGTCGGGCCGATGCGCGACATCGTCGCCACGATCCAGCCGGAGCAGGACGAGCTGGTCAGGGCCGACCTTTCCGAGTCGATCTGTGTCCAGGGAGCGCCAGGCACCGGGAAGACGGCGGTCGGTCTGCACCGGGCCGCGTACCTGCTCTATCTGCACCGGGAGCGGTTGCGGCGGGCGGGCGTGCTGATCGTCGGGCCGAACCGGGCGTTCATGTCGTACATCGCGGCGGTGCTGCCGGCGCTCGGTGAGGTCGAGGTGGAACAGGCCACCGTGGAGGAGTTGATCTCCAGGGTGCCGGTCCGGGCGGTCGAGGAATCGGCTGTCGCGGTGCTCAAGCACGACGTGCGCATGGCGAAGGTGCTGCAGCGCGCGGTGCAGGCGCAGATTGGTACGCCGACAGACTCGATCACTGTGTCGGACGGTTCGTTCCGGTGGCGGATCGGGCTGGAACCGTTGCACCGGATCGTCGAGGAGACCCGCCGGGAAGGGCTGCCGTACGGCACGGGCCGGGAGCGGGTCCGGGCGCGGGTGGTGAGCCTGCTGCAACGGCAGGCCGAGGCGCGGCGGGCGGAGTCGCCCAGCGATGCCTGGCTGCGTCGGATGGGCCGCTGCCGGCCGGTGATCGACTTCCTGGACGCGGTCTGGCCGGCGCTCACCCCGGAAGGGCTGGTACACGGCCTGCTGTCCGACCCGGGCCGACTCGCCGCCGCGGCGGACGGGGTGCTCAGCGACACCGAGCAGGCGCTGCTCAGCTGGGCGAAGCCGGCTCGTACCGCGAAGGCGACCCGCTGGACCGCCGCCGACGCGGTGCTGATCGACGAGGCGACCGGTCTGCTGGAACGGCTCTCCGGGTTCGGGCACGTGGTGGTGGACGAGGCGCAGGACCTCTCCCCGATGCAGTGCCGGGCCATTGCCCGACGCAGCGAGCACGGCTCGGTCACCCTCCTCGGTGACCTCGCCCAGGGCACCGCGCCGTGGGCGGCGACGGACTGGAGAGAGTCCCTCGCCCACCTGGGCAAGCCGGACGCCGCGGTGGTCCCGTTGACGGTCGGTTTCCGGGTGCCCGCCGCGGTGGTCGCGTTCGCGAACCTGCTGTTGCCGGCGCTCGCGGTGGACGTACCGCCGGCCGAATCGCTGCGTCACGACGGCGGCCTGGACGTGCGTACCGTGAGCGACCTGACCTCGGCGACGGTGGCCGAGGTGCGCGCGGCGCTCGGGCACGACGGCTCGGTCGGCGTGATCGTCACGGACGACGCGGTCGACGGGCTGCGCGCGGCGCTGGCCGCCGCCGGTGTCGCGACCGCGACCGCCGACGACGTGGCGGCCGCGGAGCGGGTCACCGTGGTGCCCGCGACGCTGGTCAAGGGCCTGGAGTACGACCATGTGGTGGTGGTCGAGCCGGCCGCGATCGTCGCCGCCGAGCCGCGTGGGCTGCACCGGCTGTACGTGGTGCTCACTCGGGCGGTGTCCCGACTGGCGGTGCTGCACCGCGAGCCGCTGCCTGCCCCGCTGTTGACCGCCCCGGGGCTAGCGGCCCGTGAGGGCTGA
- a CDS encoding transporter encodes MNPDDDLPPTDAAAALRLIEDQRSATARRLEPDARLLYWPWGVAWLVGFGLYFLRFSPDDRELLRLPGWLPLTVLFALLLAAGAIQAVVSTRAYGQVIGDSARRGRWYGCTWALGSVTIYAGLGRISEHLPEDVAGLLWSATAVGLTGALHMAGGAVWLDRDLFRLGVWISVINLAGVIAGPGWHALVIAVAGGGGILVAGAIARRRQRHRQ; translated from the coding sequence GTGAACCCCGACGACGATCTGCCGCCCACGGACGCCGCAGCGGCGCTCCGGCTGATCGAGGACCAGCGGTCAGCCACGGCACGCCGGCTCGAACCCGATGCCCGTCTGCTCTACTGGCCTTGGGGAGTCGCCTGGCTGGTCGGCTTCGGGCTGTACTTCCTGCGGTTCTCCCCCGACGACCGGGAGCTGCTCCGGCTGCCGGGCTGGCTGCCGCTGACCGTTCTCTTCGCGCTGCTCCTGGCTGCCGGAGCGATCCAGGCAGTCGTCAGCACGCGGGCCTACGGCCAGGTGATCGGTGACTCCGCCCGGCGTGGGCGCTGGTACGGGTGCACCTGGGCCCTCGGATCGGTAACCATCTACGCGGGGCTCGGGCGGATCTCCGAGCACCTGCCGGAGGACGTGGCGGGGCTGCTCTGGTCGGCGACCGCCGTCGGGCTGACCGGCGCGCTGCACATGGCCGGGGGAGCGGTCTGGCTGGACCGGGACCTGTTCCGGCTCGGCGTCTGGATCAGCGTGATCAACCTGGCCGGTGTGATCGCCGGGCCGGGCTGGCACGCGCTGGTCATCGCGGTGGCCGGCGGCGGCGGGATCCTGGTCGCTGGCGCGATCGCCCGACGGCGACAGCGACACCGCCAGTGA
- a CDS encoding YbaB/EbfC family nucleoid-associated protein: MTFPGLDRIEALARNLDGWQRDLASKMAELEHSSAEGVSDSGLVRVTAAADGTIVSTDVNARAMRLDSYTLAEEFTAAAKRAQEAAAARVRELVGEVIAEAPGARRPTDDGRTDDDRSDWY, from the coding sequence ATGACCTTTCCCGGTCTGGACCGCATCGAGGCGCTGGCCCGCAACCTGGACGGTTGGCAGCGCGACCTGGCCAGCAAGATGGCCGAGTTGGAACACAGCAGCGCCGAGGGCGTGAGCGACTCCGGCCTGGTCCGGGTCACCGCCGCGGCGGACGGCACGATCGTCTCGACCGACGTCAACGCCCGGGCGATGCGCCTCGACTCGTACACCCTGGCCGAGGAGTTCACCGCCGCCGCCAAGCGTGCCCAGGAGGCAGCCGCCGCCCGGGTACGCGAGCTGGTCGGCGAGGTGATCGCCGAGGCGCCCGGTGCCCGTCGACCGACGGACGACGGCCGCACCGACGACGACCGTTCGGATTGGTACTGA
- a CDS encoding WXG100 family type VII secretion target, whose product MSSPSNELEVQPEALKAFAKASTDRAARFRELHGSFGEGHVPRHAFGVMPASFSLAASYAEQFEACLQGLADGAEVMADIADGLNDTADAYTGTDVANTDMFVPGRPAAPDVIAPGPWSQGPSTPGGQVSA is encoded by the coding sequence GTGTCGAGCCCGAGCAATGAGCTGGAGGTTCAGCCGGAGGCGCTGAAGGCGTTCGCCAAGGCGTCCACCGACCGGGCGGCCCGCTTCCGCGAGCTGCACGGATCGTTCGGCGAAGGGCACGTGCCCCGGCACGCGTTCGGGGTGATGCCGGCGTCGTTCAGCCTCGCGGCGTCGTACGCCGAGCAGTTCGAGGCGTGCCTTCAGGGGCTGGCCGACGGCGCTGAGGTGATGGCAGACATCGCCGACGGGCTTAACGACACCGCCGACGCCTATACCGGCACCGACGTGGCCAACACCGACATGTTCGTGCCCGGCCGCCCCGCCGCTCCCGATGTCATCGCACCGGGCCCCTGGTCGCAGGGCCCCTCGACCCCGGGCGGGCAGGTGTCGGCGTGA
- a CDS encoding menaquinone biosynthetic enzyme MqnA/MqnD family protein, which translates to MVERIERPRVGHIQFLNCLPIYWGLMRSGTLLDVDLHKDSPDRLSASLIAGDLDIGPITLLEYLKHADELLLLPDLAVGSDGPVLSVNMVSTRPLAELDGARVALGSTSRTGVMLAQLLLAEQYNVRPEYFRCPPDLTQMLLEADAGVLIGDVALRAYYEAPQRGLIVTDLGQAWREWTGLPMVFAVWAVRRDFAAAHPGLVKEVHEAFLRSRDLCLAELDQVAEAAARWETFDAATLATYFRTLDFSLGDRQVAGLREWARRAAAIGEAPALPEGGPEFFAG; encoded by the coding sequence ATGGTTGAGCGCATCGAACGCCCGCGGGTCGGGCACATCCAGTTCCTGAACTGCCTGCCGATCTACTGGGGCCTGATGCGCTCGGGCACCCTGCTCGACGTGGACCTGCACAAGGACTCGCCGGACCGGTTGAGCGCGTCGCTGATCGCCGGCGACCTCGACATCGGCCCGATCACGCTGCTCGAGTACCTGAAGCACGCCGACGAACTGCTCCTGCTGCCGGACCTGGCGGTGGGCAGTGACGGACCGGTGCTCTCGGTCAACATGGTCTCCACCCGACCCCTCGCCGAGTTGGACGGCGCCCGAGTGGCGCTCGGCTCGACCTCGCGGACCGGGGTGATGCTGGCTCAGCTGCTGCTCGCCGAGCAGTACAACGTGCGGCCGGAATACTTCCGCTGCCCACCGGACCTGACGCAGATGCTGCTGGAGGCCGACGCCGGGGTGCTGATCGGGGATGTGGCGCTACGGGCGTACTACGAGGCGCCGCAGCGGGGGCTCATCGTCACCGACCTCGGGCAGGCGTGGCGAGAGTGGACCGGTCTGCCGATGGTCTTCGCCGTCTGGGCGGTTCGTCGAGACTTCGCAGCCGCCCATCCGGGCCTGGTCAAGGAGGTGCACGAAGCGTTCCTGCGCTCCCGGGACCTCTGCCTCGCCGAGCTTGACCAGGTCGCGGAGGCTGCCGCCCGTTGGGAGACGTTCGACGCGGCGACGCTGGCCACGTACTTCCGGACCCTGGACTTTTCTCTCGGTGACCGGCAGGTCGCCGGGCTACGCGAGTGGGCCCGGCGAGCGGCCGCGATCGGCGAGGCCCCGGCGTTGCCGGAAGGCGGCCCGGAGTTCTTCGCCGGCTGA
- a CDS encoding WXG100 family type VII secretion target: MSTEALQRNKTYFEQIVSGTPDPFKPLSNAVLWPFEQLLELVAGEPDDLMRAAQLCLTTGEAVREIAGEQVQHRARLRGAWSGDAAESFHASMQSVEEAIEELAKGLDGTKEVLVDAANAAVDAFNLLVELILEFLLWFLTEVIIAAVAAALSAGISLAATVVRVLARLATTVGRMVKIVARFAEILTKLATKMQKVAELLMKYRRAVLEIRKAKKAYRAWNKSGWTAEARAFQIEKFKTLFPGKFLINHTSPVNIPGLGGALLDTGVGLHDISDGTKDRNYLVDGTYREDLGPYTEGVQNVFDSILT; the protein is encoded by the coding sequence GTGAGCACCGAGGCGTTGCAGCGCAACAAGACCTACTTCGAGCAGATCGTGTCGGGCACGCCCGACCCGTTCAAGCCGCTGTCCAATGCGGTGCTCTGGCCCTTCGAGCAACTGCTCGAACTGGTCGCGGGCGAGCCGGACGACCTGATGCGCGCCGCCCAGCTCTGCCTGACCACCGGCGAGGCGGTGCGCGAGATCGCCGGTGAGCAGGTCCAGCACCGGGCACGTCTGCGCGGCGCCTGGTCGGGCGATGCCGCCGAGAGCTTCCACGCCTCCATGCAGTCGGTGGAGGAGGCGATCGAGGAGTTGGCCAAGGGGCTGGACGGCACCAAGGAGGTGCTGGTCGACGCGGCCAACGCGGCGGTCGACGCGTTCAACCTGCTGGTCGAGTTGATCCTCGAGTTCCTGCTCTGGTTCCTCACCGAGGTGATCATCGCGGCGGTGGCGGCGGCGCTCAGCGCCGGCATCTCGCTCGCGGCGACGGTCGTCCGGGTGCTGGCGCGGCTCGCCACCACCGTCGGCCGGATGGTCAAGATCGTCGCGCGCTTCGCCGAGATCCTGACGAAGCTCGCCACCAAGATGCAGAAGGTCGCCGAGCTGCTGATGAAGTACCGTCGCGCGGTCCTGGAGATCCGCAAGGCGAAGAAGGCGTACCGGGCCTGGAACAAGTCCGGGTGGACGGCCGAGGCCCGGGCGTTCCAGATCGAGAAGTTCAAGACACTCTTCCCGGGCAAGTTCCTGATCAATCACACGTCGCCGGTGAACATCCCCGGCCTCGGCGGGGCACTACTGGACACCGGCGTCGGTCTGCACGACATCTCCGACGGCACCAAGGACCGCAACTACCTCGTGGACGGCACGTACCGCGAGGATCTGGGCCCCTACACCGAGGGCGTGCAGAATGTCTTCGACTCCATCCTGACCTGA